One Corvus moneduloides isolate bCorMon1 chromosome Z, bCorMon1.pri, whole genome shotgun sequence genomic window carries:
- the PCGF3 gene encoding polycomb group RING finger protein 3 isoform X2 — protein MLTRKIKLWDINAHITCRLCNGYLIDATTVTECLHTFCRSCLVKYLEENNTCPTCRIVIHQSHPLQYIGHDRTMQDIVYKLVPGLQEAEMKKQREFYHKLGMEVPGDIKGETCSAKQHLDSHRNGETKADENINKETSEEKQEEDNDYHRSDEQVSICLECNSSKLRGLKRKWIRCSAQATVLHLKKFIAKKLNLSSFNELDILCNEEILGKDHTLKFVVVTRWRFKKAPLLLHYRPKMDLL, from the exons ATGCTAACGAGAAAGATTAAGCTTTGGGACATTAATGCCCATATAACCTGTCGTCTGTGCAATGGATACCTGATTGATGCTACTACTGTAACAGAATGCTTGCATACTT TCTGTAGAAGCTGCCTAGTGAAATATTTGGAGGAGAACAACACCTGTCCAACCTGCAGGATTGTTATACATCAGAGTCACCCATTACAGTATATTGG tcATGACAGAACAATGCAAGATATTGTTTACAAACTTGTGCCAGGGCTCCAAGAAG cggaaatgaaaaagcaaagggaGTTTTATCACAAACTGGGCATGGAAGTTCCAGGGGACATCAAAGGGGAGACATGTTCTGCAAAACAGCACCTAGATTCTCATCGAAATG GTGAAACTAAAGcagatgaaaatataaataaagaaacttcggaggaaaaacaggaagaagaTAATGACTACCACCGAAGTGATGAACAG GTAAGCATCTGCTTGGAGTGCAATAGCAGCAAATTGCGTGGATTGAAACGGAAATGGATTCGTTGCTCAGCACAAGCAACAGTCTTGCATCTAAAGAAGTTCATTGCCAAAAAACTCaacctttcttcttttaatgag CTGGACATATTATGCAATGAAGAGATTCTTGGCAAGGACCACACGCTCAAGTTTGTAGTTGTTACTAGATGGAGATTTAAG AAAGCACCTCTACTGTTACATTATAGACCCAAAATGGACTTGCTGTAA